A single window of uncultured Pseudodesulfovibrio sp. DNA harbors:
- a CDS encoding DUF2065 domain-containing protein, with product MNIDWSLLILAVGLALVFEGIPYFLFAERMPLMLLRLAEQPPKFLRFIGLAAIILGLLVISFGRSLHP from the coding sequence ATGAACATCGACTGGTCACTTCTTATCCTTGCAGTAGGTCTTGCCTTGGTTTTCGAAGGCATCCCCTATTTTCTCTTTGCCGAGCGTATGCCGCTCATGCTTCTTCGACTGGCCGAGCAACCGCCCAAGTTCTTGCGATTCATCGGTCTGGCCGCTATTATTCTCGGCCTGCTCGTTATTTCTTTTGGGCGCTCTTTGCACCCTTAG
- a CDS encoding ubiquinone/menaquinone biosynthesis methyltransferase, which translates to MTKPECQSHTGASTHAEHGKRVADMFGRIAGWYDFLNHALSLGQDIYWRYRLAKAARPDPDGMVLDLAAGTMDVSVELLRQYPGCKVAALDFALPMLENGKVKKLKNGRESRIFPVQADGRALPLPDESMSAATIAFGIRNILPREDAYAEFYRVLKPGSRLCILEFGTGSKRVWKGLYNFYLDKLLPFIGDRISGDPGAYRYLAETIKSFPDERALGNELLSAGFERVYNVPMMSGIVYLHVAEKPAHTVRTVAPKAVAAKKSTAKKGAPKKKAAPKKAAVKATKKPIKKKTKGAKSAQKK; encoded by the coding sequence ATGACCAAGCCAGAATGCCAATCCCACACTGGCGCGAGTACCCACGCAGAGCATGGCAAACGGGTGGCCGATATGTTTGGCCGAATTGCCGGATGGTATGATTTTCTGAATCATGCCTTGTCATTGGGGCAGGACATCTATTGGCGTTATCGTTTGGCCAAGGCCGCAAGGCCCGATCCAGACGGTATGGTGCTCGATCTCGCTGCCGGGACCATGGATGTTTCCGTGGAATTGCTTAGGCAATATCCGGGTTGCAAGGTCGCAGCCTTGGATTTCGCACTGCCCATGCTTGAGAATGGCAAGGTCAAGAAGCTCAAGAATGGTCGTGAGTCGCGTATTTTCCCGGTTCAGGCTGATGGGCGAGCACTGCCTTTGCCTGATGAGTCCATGTCAGCGGCCACCATCGCCTTTGGTATCCGCAACATTTTGCCGCGTGAAGATGCCTATGCCGAATTTTACCGGGTGCTCAAGCCTGGGTCGCGACTTTGTATTCTGGAATTCGGCACAGGGTCCAAGCGGGTCTGGAAAGGTCTGTATAATTTTTATCTCGACAAGTTGCTTCCCTTCATTGGAGACCGTATATCTGGTGATCCAGGCGCATATCGTTATCTGGCGGAGACCATCAAGAGTTTTCCGGATGAGCGTGCGCTCGGCAATGAATTGCTTTCAGCGGGATTTGAGCGTGTCTATAATGTGCCGATGATGTCCGGTATTGTGTATTTACATGTGGCTGAGAAGCCCGCTCACACAGTACGGACTGTGGCTCCGAAGGCAGTGGCTGCAAAGAAGTCCACCGCGAAGAAGGGTGCGCCCAAAAAGAAAGCCGCCCCGAAGAAGGCGGCAGTAAAAGCAACGAAAAAGCCGATCAAGAAAAAAACTAAGGGTGCAAAGAGCGCCCAAAAGAAATAA